The sequence ATAGCCGCCGGCGAAGATATGGCCGAACGAGTGCTGGAAGCGGTTGAAAGGCGGCGGGGTAATCACCGCGATCTTGCCGCGCACCTGGTCGATCACATCCTGCACGCTCTGGCTACCGTAAGGATCATAATCGTCGTGCAGGCGCATGTCGAACAGCGAAAACTCGACCTGGCGCAAGGCTTGCAGGCCGGACTGGAAATTCTTGGCGGCGATCATCTTGTCGAACAGTTCACGCGGCAGCGGCTCGCCGGACACCGCTTCGGCTGTCATGTGCTGCAAGACATCCCACTCCCAGCAGAAATTCTCCATGAATTGCGAAGGCAGTTCCACTGCATCCCATTCAACCCCTGAAATGCCGGAGACGCCGATCTCGTCGACCTGGGTCAGCATGTGGTGCAAGCCGTGGCCGAATTCGTGGAACAGCGTGATCACTTCGTCGTGGGTGAACAAGGCGGGCTTGCTGACGCCATCGATCACGGCCGGGGCGGTGAAATTGCAGGTCAGGTAGGCGATTGGGGTTTGTACTTCGTTGCCGAGGCGGCGCCGCGCACGGGCGTCGTCCATCCAGGCGCCGCCGCGCTTGCCGTTGCGGGCATACAGGTCGAGATAGAACTGGCCGATCAGCTTGCCGTCTTTCTCGATGCGGAAGAATTTGACGTCTGGATGCCAGACAGCGGCCTGGTCGACGCTGATGTCGACCGAGAACAGTTTCTGCACCAGCTGGAACAAGCCTTCGACCACTTTCGGTTCGGGGAAATACTGCTTCACTTCCTGTTCGGAAAACGCATAGCGCTGTTCGCGCAGTTTTTCCGCGGCATACGCCAGGTCCCAGGCTTCCAGCGTCGCCAGCCCAAGCTGCTCGGCGGCGAAGGCGCGCAGTTCTATCAGGTCTTGCTCGGCAAAGGGACGGGCGCGCCGGCCCAGGTCTTCCAGGAAGTGGATGACGTCCTCTGGCGTGTCGGCCATTTTCGGCACCAGCGACAGTTCGGCGTAGTTCTTGAAGTCCAGCAGCTTGGCTTCTTCATTGCGCAGGCGCAGGATCTCGATGATGTTGGCGCTATTGTCCCATTCCGTTTTTTCGCCCAGCTCGGACGCCTTGGTGGCGTTGACGCGATACATCTTCTCGCGCAGGGCGCGGTTGTCGGCATACTGCAGGATCGGGAAATAGGAAGGGAAGTGCAGCGTGAATTTATAGCCCGGCTTGCCGTCCTGTTCGGCGGCGGCGCGTGCGGCTTGGCGCACATCCTCCGGCAGGCCGGCCAGCTCGGCTTCATCGTTGATGAACAGGCCGTAGGCATTGGTCGCGTCGAGGATGTTTTCCGAGAAGCGGGTAGTCAGCGCCGCATGCTTTTCCTGGATCTCGGCAAAGCGGGTCTTCTTGGCGGCCGTCAGCTCGGCGCCGCCCAGGCGGAAATCGCGCAAGGCGTTGTTGACGATCTTGCGGCGCGCCGCCGACAGCTCGGCGAAATCGATATTGTTCTTGATCGCCTTGTATTTGCTGAACAGCGCCAGATTTTGCGCCAGCGCGGTCCAGAATTCGATCAGCTTGGGCTGGTTTTCGTTATAGGCGGCGCGCAGTTCCGGCGTGTCCGCTACCGCATTCAAATGGCTGACGATGCCCCAGGCACGGCTCAGCTTTTCCGTCACGTGCTCCAGCGGCAGGACGAAATTTTCCCAAGTGGCGGCCTCGCTGCCGGCTTCCAGCAACTTGACCACGGTCTGCGCCTGCTGCAGCAGCGCGGCGATCGCCGGGCTGATATCGGCCGGCGTGATTTGGCCGAACTTGGCCAGCCCGGTAAAGTCGAGCAGGGGATTGTTAGCGTTGATGGCAGTAGTGGTCATTGCAATTACATTCTTTCTGCGGCTTCGATGGTATTGACGAGCAACATGGTGATGGTCATCGGCCCGACGCCGCCTGGCACCGGGGTGATGTAGCCGGCGACTTCCTTGGCGTTGGCGAAGTCGACATCGCCGCACAGCTTGCCGTTGTCGTCGCGGTTCATGCCGACGTCGATGACGGCGGCGCCCGGCTTGACCATGTCGGCGGTGACGATATTGCGCTTGCCGGTAGCCACCACCAGGATGTCGGCCATACGTGTGTGCAGGCCGAGGTCGCGCGTCTTGGAGTTACAGATGGTGACGGTGGCGCCGGCTTGCAACAGCAGCATGGCTTGCGGCTTGCCGACGATGTTGGAGGCGCCGACGATCACCGCATGGGCGCCGCGCACCGGGAAATCCACCGATTCCAGCATTTTCATCACGCCATACGGCGTGCAAGGGCGGAACAGCGGCTGGCCGGTCATCAGCAGACCGGCGTTACTGATATGGAAGCCGTCGACATCCTTCTCCGGGGCGATGGCTTCGATCACTTTGTGGGCGTCGATATGCGCCGGCAGCGGCAGCTGCACCAGGATGCCGTTGATCTTCGGATCCGCGTTCAAGGCATCGATGCGCGCCAGCAGCGCCGCTTCCGTCAGGTCGGCGTCATATTTTTCCAACACTGAGTACAGACCGTTGTCTTCGCAAGCCTTGACCTTGTTGCGCACATACACTTGCGAGGCCTGGCTGTCGCCGACCAGGATCACCGCCAGCCCGGGCTGCTTGCCCTGGGCCGTCAGTGCGGCGGCGCGCTTGGCGACATCGGCGCGCAGTTGTTGGGAGAGGAGATTTCCGTCGATCAGTTGGGCTGGCATAGTGGGGACTGTTGAAAATTGAAAGCAAAGCAGGATTATAAGGGGTGTGCGCCAGGAAGACTGTGCCGGCAGTGTATTGCCGTATAGAAATTTGTCGATTCTTGCAATTTTTCTTGCCATCGATTCGCGAGAAACCGCTGGGAGTTATGCATTTGATAAAATCAAGACGTGCCAGATGTACTCGCTGAGTGGCCGGCCGATTGTCAAATGCTTACCCAGCCGAGGTCCAACGCGTTCTTTCATTTTCGGCTATTCTCGCCTTCTACGACATCTATATGTCACCGACTGCGGCCGCAATCATGCAATCAGCAATGCAATTTGCAGGACCGGGCCGGAGCTGACAAATTTCAAAAAAAAGGATGCTGAATTGACCGATCATTACACTCGCCGGCTGGCGCTGCTAGGGCAAGAGCAGCACCGCGGCCTGCTGGGCCAGGGCTTGCGCGGCATCGAAAGAGAAACCTTGCGCGTCGACGGCGACGGCCGTCTGGCGCTGACGCCGCATCCGCGCGCGCTCGGCTCGGCGCTGACGCAGCCGCAGATCACCACCGATTATTCGGAATCGCTGCTGGAGTTCATTACCCCGGCCGAGCATGATATTGCGACGGCGCTGGCTGAGCTCGACACGATCCACCGTTTCGTCTACAGCAAGCTGGGCGACGAGCTGCTGTGGAGCCAGTCGATGCCGGCCCACCTGCCGGCGGAAGAGCAGATTCCTATTGCCTGGTACGGCAGCTCGCACATGGGGACCTTGAAGCACGTCTACCGGCGCGGCCTGGCGCTGCGCTACGGCAAGCGCATGCAATGCATCGCCGGCATTCATTACAATTACTCGCTGGCGGACGGCGTGTGGCAAACCTTGCAACAAGCCGAAGGCGCCAACGGCACGGCCATGCACTTTCAATCGGAAAGCTATATCGCGCTGGTGCGCAATTTCCGCCGCTACAGCTGGCTGCTGATGTACCTGTTCGGCGCCTCGCCGGCACTATCCAAGTGTTTCCTGGACGGCCGCGACCACCGCCTGGACGAGCTGGATAAAGACACGCTCTACCTGCCATACGCCACCAGCCTGCGCATGAGCGACCTCGGCTACACCAGCGAAGCGCAGGCGCGCCTGACGCCGCAGTTCAACAGTCTCGACAGCTATATCAAGAGCCTGGCGCGCGCGGTCAGCCAGCCTTATCCGCCGTATGCGGAGATCGGCACGCATCGCAACGGCGAATGGGTGCAGATCAACACCAACATCCTGCAAATCGAAAACGAGTACTACTCGACCATCCGGCCGAAACGCGTGATCAATTCCGGCGAACGGCCGATTCAGGCGCTGTCGGCGCGCGGCGTGCAATATATAGAAGTGCGCTGCATGGACATCGACCCCTTCGAGCCGATGGGCATCAACCTGGAAACCTCGCGCTTCCTGGATGCCTTCCTGCTATTTTGCGCGCTCGACGACAGCCCGCTGACCAGTGATGAAGAAAGCCTGGAAAACACCGAGAACTTCGCCCGTGCGGTGAAGGAAGGGCGGCGTCCCGGCCTGCAACTGCGGCGCGACGGCAATCCAGTCGGCTTGCAAACCTGGGGTAAGGAGCTGCTGGAGCGGATTAGCGCGGCGGCCGATTTGCTCGATGCCCAGCGCAGCGACGGCGCTCACGCGGCATCGCTGGCCAAGCAAAGCCTCAAGCTGGATCAGGTCGAACTGACGCCTTCGGCGCAGGTGCTGGCGATTTTGCGCGATAACAAGGAATCGTTCGGCAGCTTTGCCCTGCGCCTGAGCAAAGAGCATGCGGCGTATTTCCTGGCGAATCCTCCCAGCCCGGAAGAACGTAACTATTTCGAAACGCTGGCGGCGACATCCTTGTCTGAACAGGAAAGCCTGGAGCGCAGCCAGACCGGCGACTTTGATACCTTTGTTGCCGCTTATCGGGCCAGCACGCTGGGTAACATGAGCGTTTAGGCAAGAGTAAGCATGGATCAACCCTCGGCGCTGTCGGCCGGGGTTTTTCATCATGCTCGTTCACCGATAACTTTCCTTTGCTAGCGGCCGGGGCCTATTCAGCGTCCTTGGCGCCGCTTGCATTCATTTTCACCTGCCTCGTCTTTTTCTCTTAGCGTCTCTCGTAGACAGTCCCACTGCATTCTCGGCAGTGGAGTGACACGCTAACTTCATTTCAGATGTGTCCCTTGACATTCATAACCGTTTGGTTATGATTGATGCATGTGAGGCAGCAGTCTCACAAAAATCAACACCAAGTTCACACAGGCAAGGATAGGCAATGCACGCAGAACCGACAGCTGTTCTAAAAATCCTGTCCGATCCGACCCGGCGCGCAATTTTCGAGCGCTTGAGCAGAGATGGCGAAATGACGGTGCGCGCCTTGACCGATCCGTCTGGCGTATCGCAGCCCGCCATTTCGAAGCACCTCGGCGCGCTCAAGCTGGCCGGCCTGGTGCGCGGCCGGCGTGACGGACGGGAAACGTATTACAGCGCCGAACCGAAAGCGCTGGCGCCACTGATTGACTGGATCGATTTTTATTCGACCTTCTGGAATAGCCGATTTGACCGTTTGGAAACCCTATTGAAAAGGATGGATCAATGATGCAAGCCACAGATACCAAAACGCTGATTGTAGAGAGAGAAATGCCGCACCCTCTGGGAAAAGTCTGGCGTGCGCTGACGCAGAGTCCGCTGATCGAAGAATGGCTGATGGAGAATGACTTCAAGCCGGTCGTCGGCCACCGTTTCGATCTGCGCGCCGAGTGGGGCGTGGTCGAGTGCCAGGTGCTTGTGGTCGAACCGAACGAAGCGCTGTCTTACACGTGGGAAGCCATGGGTCTCAAGAGCGTCGTCAGTTGGACTCTCACTCCGACCAGCGGCGGCACCCACCTGCGCATGGAGCAATCGGGCTTCCGGCCAGACCAGCAGCAAGCCTACGCGGGCGCCAAGTACGGCTGGCAGAAATTTTTCACAGATCTGGAGCGCGTGGTGGGAGACCTGGCGTGAACCGCGTCACACCATCGTTCCGCTAGAAAAATAGAGAAAAGCAGTCGCCATCCGGCAGCCAAACAGATCTGCAACTTCGAGGACAAGAACATGAAAAAAATGGACGCAAGCTTAGGTTTGCCGGCATCGGATCTCATCTCTGCAAAAATAGCCGGACTCGGAGACTGGCGCGGGGAAACGCTAGGCAGAATGCGCAAACTCGTGAAGGAAGCAGACCCGGACGTCATCGAAGAGATGAAGTGGGGCGATACGCCGGTCTGGTCGCACGACGGCATCATCTGCACGGGTGAATCCTACAAGAAGGTCGTCAAGCTTACCTTCGCCAAGGGCGCGTCGCTGAAGGATCCGGCGCCGCTCTTCAATTCCAGCCTCGACGGCAATGTACGCCGCGCGATCGATATCCACGAAGGAGAAGAAATCGACGAATCTGCTTTCAAGGCGCTCGTCCGCCAGGCGATTGCTCTCAACAGTGCAGGCAAGGCGAATCCTTCGAAGAAAGCGAAATCTTAAAGGGCCTGGATATGGGGAAACGTCACCCGCCGCAAACCGCGCCAGCGGATGGAGCTTCTGATCCAGAAAATGTAGCTCTGCTTGGTGGGCAAGCTACAATTATGAAACGCAAACGCCAGAAATAGGCGCAGCGGGTTGCGGTTTATATTGCGTTAAGCCTCGCGCAGGCCCACACACTTCAGGAGAGTTCATGTTTGACCATGTCAAATTCGGCGTCAGCGACTATGCAGCGAGCAAAACGTTCTTCCTCAAGGCACTCGAGCCGCTCGGCATAGCTGTTGTCTCGGAGGGACCGCCGGCCTACGGTGTCGAGCTTTGTCGCCCAGAGGACAAGACTTCATTGTGCCTGTTTCAAACCGAGGAGCGGCCGGCGCATCTTCACTTGGCGTTCATGGCCGAGACTCGCAGGCAAGTCGAAGCTTTCTATCACGCGGCTCTGGAAGCGGGTGGTAAAGACAATGGCGCCCCTGGCCTGCGCCCGCACTACCACGCCAACTACTATGCAGCTTTTGTCATTGGTCCGGACGGGCATAATATCGAAGTGGTTTGCCAGGGGCCTGAAGCCTAAGCCTTCCATCGAGGGGGACGTCAGCAAGCCATCATCCTGCCACTTGCCTTAGACCCCAGATGACTCCGTCTATGATCCCGATCAAGATGATCTGGTGACTATCGGGGAACGGGAATTTTTCCGGCACTATTTTCAAGAAGTTCAATCGAAGAAGAGCGTGACTGGGCAACTCGGTCCAAATGGTGATGGGCGAGTTGCGCCTATTTTAACTATCCCAGTTCAGGAGAGCCAACATGGTCAGCAAAAACACGATTTGTCTCTGGTTCGACGGCGCCGCGCTGGACGCCGCCAGGTTCTACGCCGAGACCTTCCCGGACAGTGCAGTGGGAGCAGTCCATCGCGCGCCAGGCGACTATCCCGCGGGTAAGGAGGGCGATGTCCTGACGGTCGAGTTCACTGTGATCGGCATTCCGTGTCTCGGCCTGAATGGCGGATCGGGGATCAAGCACAGCGAAGCATTCTCGTTCCAGGTCGCGACCGACGACCAGGCCGAAACGGATCGCTTGTGGAATGCGATTGTCGGCAACGGCGGCCAGGAGAACGCGTGCGGCTGGTGTCGGGACAAATGGGGCTTGTCGTGGCAGATCACGCCACGGGTCCTGACGGCCGCGTTCGTCGATCCTGATCGTGTTGCGGCCAAGCGTGCGTTCGACGCCATGATGACAATGCACAAAATTGACATTGCGGCGATTGAAGCGGCTTGGCGCGGCTGAGGCTATCGCTAGGTTCCAGCGGATACCGGTCGGCTGCTTCTGGCCGATGGCGGGGCGTCGGTAAGCATGCGTGACTTCAAAACAGTTCTTTCTGGCCGCCCACCAGCGCCGCAAAACTATCGTCCAGAAACGGCAAGATCGCATCCGCCAGCGGCTGTAGCTGGCGACTCAGATAATGATCGTAATCAATCGCCGAGCGCTGCGTTTCCAGCGGCTCGGGGCCGGCCGTGGTTATCACGTAACTGATCCAGCCGCCGTTCTGGTACTGCAGCGGCCGGCCTTGCGCCTGGTTGAATTCGTCAGCCATGCGGGCGGCGCGCACATGCGGCGGTACGTTGCGCTGGTAGGCTTCGAGTGGCCGCCGCAGCCGTTTGCGGTAGACCAGCAAGTCGTCGAATTCTCCGTGCAGCGTCCGGCTGACGTAGTCGCGCACATAAGACTGGTAGGGTTCGCGCTTGAAGATATGTTGGTACAGCTGCTGCTGGAATTGTTTGGCCAATGGCGTCCAGTCGGAGCGTACCGTCTCCAACCCCTTGTACACCATCTCTTCCACGCCGTCGGCATTGACGATCAGGCCGGCGTAGCGCTTCTTGCTACCCAGTTCGGTGCCGCGGATGGTGGGCATCAGGAAGCGATGGTAGTGGGTGTCGAACTCCAGTTCCAGCGCGCATTCGAGACCCAGGGTTTGCTGCAGATGCTGACGCCACCAGTCGTTGACGTCTTGCGCCAGCGCATTGCCGATCTGCGTCGCTTGCTGCTCCGTATGCGGCTGTTTCAACCAGACGAAGGTGGAATCGGTGTCGCCGTAGATCACCTGGTAACCCTTGGCTTCGATCAGCTCGCGCGTCTTGTGCATGATTTCATGACCGCGCATGGTGATCGACGACGCCAGGCGCGGATCGAAGAAGCGGCAGCCGGTCGATCCCAGCACGCCGCAGAAGGCATTCATGATGATCTTCAGGGCTTGCGACAGCGGCTGGTTACGCTGGCGCTTTGCCGCTTCGCGCCCTTGCCAGATCTGGCTGACAATCGCCGGCAGGCTGTGCTTGCTGCGCGAGAAGCGGGCGCCGCGGAAGCCCGGCACGGAATCCTCGCCGGCAGGATGGCGCATGCCTTCGATCAGGCCGACCGGATCGATCAGGAAGGTGCGGATGATGGAGGGGTAAAGACTTTTGTAATCCAGCACCACGACCGAATCGTACAGTCCCGATTGCGAATCCATCACAAAGCCGCCCGGACTGGATGCGTCCGCGACCTCGCCCAGGTTGGGGGCAACATAGCCCTGGCGGTGCATATGCGGCAGATACAGGTGGCCGAAGGCGGCCACCGAACCGCCGCTGCGGTCGGCCGGCAAGCCGGTGACAGCGGCGCGCTCCAGCAGGAAGGGCAGCAGCTCAGTCTTGGCGAAGATGCGCGTCACCAGCTCGCAATCTTTCAGGTTGTAGGTCGCTAGCGCCGGCTTGTCTTCGGCGAAACGGCGGTCGATTTCCGCCATGCGCTGGTAGGGATTGGTGATGGACTTGCCTTCGCCCAGTAAATCCTGGGCGACATATTCCAGGCTGAAGGAGGGAAAATTCCACATCGCTGATTTCAGCGCTTCGATGCCGTCGATGATCAGGCGCCCGGCGGCTGAGGCGAAATGATGGTTCGGTTTGAAACCATGCTCGCGCCACTCCATCTGGCTGCCGCCGCGGCCGATGCGCAACGGTATCTTGTATTGCTCGGCATGCTTTTGCAGGACGCGCAGGTCGAACTGCACCAGATTCCAGCCGATGATGGCGTCGGGGTCGTGCCGCTCCAGCCATTGGTTCAACTTTTCCAAAAGAACAGGGCGGCTGTCGCAATACTCCAGGTCAAAGTCGATCCCGCCGGCATCGCCGTTGGGCGGCCCCAGCATGTAGACCTGGCGCTGGCCGCAGCCTTCCAGGGCGACCGAGTACAAGTCGCCGTGCGCGGTGGTTTCTATATCGAGCGAGACCAGCTTCAGCTGCGGACGATAATCAGCCGCCGGCTTCATGTAACTGTTGAGCATCGGCCCGCCGGCGTTCGCATCGCCGGCAAACCAGACCGGTGCGGTGATGAAGCGCTCCATCAGATAGCGTTCCGGCGGACGGATATCGGCTTCGTAGACATCGACGCCGGCTTCCCGCAACTGTTTCTCCAGCTTGATCAGCTGGCGGTGCTGCTGCAGATACAGGCCTAGCACCGGACGGCAATGGAAGTCAGTCAGCTGCAGCGGGCGCAGCTCGCAGCGGCGTTCGTTGCGCAGCACGCTGTCGGCCTGCTGCCGCTGTTCGGCCGGAATGAATGCCACCGATTCCTGCGCGGACAGGCGAATGTGCCGCGGACCGTCGTCGGTCGCCAGCCAGAACTCGACTTCCGTGCCAGTGGGAGTATCGCGCCAGTGTCTGGTCAGAAGAAAACCTTGTTGTGCCACGCTACTACCTTTTCGAGCTGCTTATTGTGATTGAGGCACCGGCGCGATGCGGGGATCGGGATGTGCGGTAATACATTCCCGATTATCCAAGATTTCAACTGCGCCAGCACGCCGGGCGCGGCGGAAGTTTACCTGGGTTCCCTTTAAAAGAAGCATGGCAGCGTTGATTGCATGGCGCGGCGTGTAATATGTGCTGGATTGATGAGTGAGCAGCTCTCGCAATCCATAGTTATTGACAATCACATTAATAGTTTTAAATGTAATTTAGATTGCTTGCAATTTAATTTCGAGCATTATATTATTCAAAGCATGGAAACCAGCAAACACCAACTGCCGACTGCAAGCATCCCGCCTGAATTACTCGGCCCGGAAAGCCTGCTGCTGGACAACCAGCTGTGTTTTGCTTTGTATTCGGCATCGCTGACCATGACCAAGATCTACACGCCGCTGCTGCAAAAAATGGGCCTGACCTATCCGCAGTATCTGGTGCTGCTGACCTTGTGGGAGCGCGATGAAGTCACGGTGTCTACCCTGGGCGAACGCCTGTTTCTGGATTCTGGCACCTTGACGCCCTTGCTCAAGCGCCTGGAAAGCAGCGGCTTTTTACGCCGCCAGCGGGCGGTGCATGATGAGCGCCAGGTGATCGTCAGCCTGACCGCGGCCGGCCGCAATCTGCGCAATGAAGCGCAAGCGATACCGCTGCACGTGAGTTGCAGCGTCGGTTGTTCGCTGGATGAAGTGAAGATGCTGACCCTGGAGCTGCAGCGCTTGCGCGCAGCGATGGCGGGCAACATCGGGTAAGGTAGGTGATCATGAGGATGTCGTCTTATGAAATAAATTGTTAGCAATATAATTGTGTAGTCTGTATTTTTGTTTGAAGCTTTTCATTCTTGCGTCATCTAAGTGTTGTACTTTTTATCCGGATCGTCAGTAGGGCCGACTGTGCTGATCCAAAGGATTTTTCAAACGGCCAATAAAGGAAATCATCATGTCAGTCGAAAAAGTTCTGTACCGCGCCCAAGCCACTGCAACCGGAGGCCGCGACGGCCGCGCTGTCTCATCGGACAACGTGCTGGACGTCAAGTTGACCACGCCGAAAGAACTGGGCGGCGCCGGCGGCGTAGGCACCAATCCTGAGCAATTGTTCGCAGCCGGTTATTCGGCTTGCTTCATCGGCGCCATGAAATTCGTCGCTTCGCAAGAAAAAATCAGCTTGCCTGCCGACGTGGCGATCACCGGCCTGGTCGGCATCGGCCAGATTCCAGGCGGCTTCGGCATCGAAGTCGAACTGCAGATTTCCCTGCCAGGCATGGAAGCCGGCGCGGCGGAAGACCTGGTGAACAAGGCGCACAAGGTTTGCCCTTATTCCAACGCCACCCGCGGCAATATCGACGTTACCCTGACCCTGGTGTAATGCAAAAGGGCGAATGGCAGAGGTCATTCGCCCTGTGCTGCAAATAAAGCTAATACGCTGAGGTTTGCCTTACTGCTGACTACGTCTTTGACAGGCTGCCGCGATGTATTGGGCAGCCTGGTCGTTTTCCACGCCGGGCAGGTTTTGCAGCAGGCAAGCTTGATAGGTTCTTTCGTCGCTCTGCAGGAAAGCGCCTTCTTTGTACAGCTTGCGACAGGCGTTGACAATCATATCCGAGGCCTGGCCGGATTTTGCATTTCGCAGATACTGCAGCACGCATTCGTCATATTGCTGGCTATCGAACGCCATTGCGGGCGCTGCTGAAAACGCCATCATGGCCAAGAACACATATGTCGAATATTTCATAGGCTGCTCGTCAGTCGCAAAAGTCGGGAAGCTTAGAGTATATATATCGGCAGTCGGACACGACTGCAATATGATTAATTTTTCATGAAGAGCCTGAGCTAGGGGCGCGGCGTTTGTCCGGGCGGAGAACTTGCGCAACAATGCACTGGCGCCGGGTTTGCGTTGTAAGCTGGACGGACATGCGGCAAGCATCAGCGATAGCCGTTGCCGCAGGAAATGCGATCGCCTACTCTGCCTGCACCGGCGTCAGCACTTCACGGCTGCCATTAGTCGCCACCGAAGAAACGATGCCGGCGGCTTCCATCTGTTCCACCAGCCGCGCGGCCCGGTTGTAGCCGACGCGGAACTGGCGCTGCACCGAAGAGATCGACGCGCGCCGGGTGCGGACGACGAAGGCAACCGCTTCGTCGTACAGCGGATCGGCTTCCACATCCTGGCTGTCGCCCAGCAGGTCGGCGCTGGCGCCTTCGGCCGGCACGCCGGCGAGGATGGCTTCTTCGTATTCCGGTTCGCCAAACTGTTTCAGATGCTCCACCACGCGATGTACTTCCGCATCCGAGACAAAAGCGCCATGCACCCGTTGCGGATAACCCGATCCCGGTGGCAGGAACAGCATGTCGCCATGGCCGAGCAAGGCTTCCGCACCCATCTGGTCGAGGATGGTCCTGGAGTCGATTTTGGACGATACCTGGAACGCTACGCGGGTCGGGATATTGGCTTTGATCAGTCCGGTGATGACGTCGACCGAAGGCCGCTGCGTCGCCAGGATCAGGTGGATGCCGGCGGCCCGGGCTTTCTGCGCCAGGCGGGCGATCAGTTCTTCGATCTTTTTGCCGGTCACCATCATCAGGTCCGCCAGCTCGTCGATGATCACCACGATCAACGGCAGAGTAGACAACGGTTCCGGCGCATCGGGGGTAAGCGAGAAGGGATTGCTGACCTTCTTGCCGCGCAGGTTGCCATCGCGGATTTTCTGGTTGAAGCCGGCCAGGTTGCGCACCCCCAGTGCCGACATCAGCCGATAGCGCTTGTCCATCTCGGCAACGCACCAGGTGAGCGCGTTGGAGGCCAATTTCATGTCGGTGACGACTGGCGCCAGCAGATGCGGAATGCCTTCGTAGACCGACAGCTCCAGCATCTTGGGATCGATCATGATCAGCCGCACTTCTTCGGGCGTGGCTTTATAGAGCAGCGACAGGATCATGGCGTTGATCGCCACCGATTTGCCGGAGCCGGTGGTGCCGGCCACCAGCATGTGCGGCGCTCGCGCCAGGTCGGCGACGATCGGCTTGCCGGTGATGTCCTTGCCCAGCGCCAGTGTCAGGTGCGATGCCGAATCCTGATAGGCGGGCGATTCCAGTATTTCCGACAGCCGGATCATTTGCCGCTGCGGATTAGGCAACTCCAGCCCCATGCAGGTTTTGCCGGGGATGGTTTCTACCACCCGGATCGAGGTCAGCCCCAATGCACGTGACAAGTCTTTCATCAGGCCGACGATCTGGCTGCCGCGCACACCCAGCGCCGGTTCCACTTCAAAGCGTGTGATCACCGGGCCGGCATCGGCGCCCAGCACGGTCACTGGCACCTTGAATTCTTTCAGGCGCTGTTCAATCAGCAAGCCGGTTTCCGCCAGGCGTTCTACCGGGATCTCGATCGTTTCATTGAGCGCCGGATCCAGCAAGTCGAGACCGGGTAGGTCGATCCGCAGTTCATGCAAGGGTTGGAATGTGAAGTCGGCTGCGCCATCATCAAGCGTGGCGGCGGACGCCCCGGCTGGAACCGGTTGCGGCGTCATATAGGCAGTTGGCGCAACGGCGGCGGCAGGAGGGGCAATTGCGGCTTCAAAGGAAGCCGGCCGCATCTGCAATGCCGGTTCCGGCTGTTCTCCGCGGCTTTGCGGCAAGCTGGCCAGGCTGTTGACGGCGCAAACATCTGCAACGGCGCTTGCTGTGTCCGGCAGCGTTGCAATCTCCGGCTTGCCGGCAAATTCCATTGCGGATGCAAGCGGTGCTGCCGCAGGTGCAACGCCAGGCATCGCGATGCCATCGTCTGCCAGCGGCCGGGAGGCCGCAGGAACCGCGCTGTCTGCGGCAAGCGGCGCGGATGGGCGGGTGCTGATGATCCTGGTTTGCGGTGCA comes from Collimonas pratensis and encodes:
- a CDS encoding DNA translocase FtsK, encoding MLVRVLKARRSGARVLRGPGSIRLWLGTVLILCGSSALEAVLRTSESGPPDGDHAGYAIAQSLMNLLGGFVGVLVMLAISILALSWLFGGGWLAAAGNIHPALRRIFPGKAEQAETPREARAATAVTPPMHSTVRPARARESIAAPPRSRKSWQLPSASEQPEVPGKRPNIPAKRSEMPASARSMAEWATVERIIPTPAMLAREKMAQQARAASAARRDAMHSRQSERSQNRPAPQTRIISTRPSAPLAADSAVPAASRPLADDGIAMPGVAPAAAPLASAMEFAGKPEIATLPDTASAVADVCAVNSLASLPQSRGEQPEPALQMRPASFEAAIAPPAAAVAPTAYMTPQPVPAGASAATLDDGAADFTFQPLHELRIDLPGLDLLDPALNETIEIPVERLAETGLLIEQRLKEFKVPVTVLGADAGPVITRFEVEPALGVRGSQIVGLMKDLSRALGLTSIRVVETIPGKTCMGLELPNPQRQMIRLSEILESPAYQDSASHLTLALGKDITGKPIVADLARAPHMLVAGTTGSGKSVAINAMILSLLYKATPEEVRLIMIDPKMLELSVYEGIPHLLAPVVTDMKLASNALTWCVAEMDKRYRLMSALGVRNLAGFNQKIRDGNLRGKKVSNPFSLTPDAPEPLSTLPLIVVIIDELADLMMVTGKKIEELIARLAQKARAAGIHLILATQRPSVDVITGLIKANIPTRVAFQVSSKIDSRTILDQMGAEALLGHGDMLFLPPGSGYPQRVHGAFVSDAEVHRVVEHLKQFGEPEYEEAILAGVPAEGASADLLGDSQDVEADPLYDEAVAFVVRTRRASISSVQRQFRVGYNRAARLVEQMEAAGIVSSVATNGSREVLTPVQAE